The sequence below is a genomic window from Sander lucioperca isolate FBNREF2018 chromosome 10, SLUC_FBN_1.2, whole genome shotgun sequence.
GTTTTGTCATGTAACAGCCCAACCACCTGGCGTCTGGACGTCCGCAAGAAAAGTAAGAATAAGCCATGgtgatttctattttttttggtCTGTTGTTGGTATGTATGTTTCTGCATATAGATAagaagaaacagacagacagacagacagagagacggactGCGACGACTGTGCGCTGTGAGTGCATACAGGACGTCCTGTCCTCAGGGAGACTCCTTACCTTGCAGGTTGATCAGGGCCTCGGGGTTCTGCTGGGACAGCCGGCTCAGACTCTGAAGCTGAGAGCAGCGGTGGGCCACTCCCCAGCTGCTCTGCCACCTGCACACACAACCCACGTCATCGGCATGGAATATGCACACAGCTTCAGCTACAGTTCACGTCCCTGTCCCCAGAAGAACCCTTACTGTTCTGTCATTTAAATCAGAATCTGCAGTGACTCACAAAGCTTCAGGGGAAACTTGTGACTACCGACTCCCTAAGCTCTCTCCACTGAGAGGCAGAGAGCAGGACGCTTGCTTGTTCAGACGGGCTACAGTGTTGTCAGCAGCGCTTTCTAAGTGTTAGGGTAGAGTGGAGTGTACCTGATATCAGCCAGATCGAAGTTGTGACACAGTTCCTTCTTCAGTCTGTTCAGCTCTTTTCTCCGAGGAAGACTAGCACTGTACTTCTTGGTGGCTTCGGGCTCATTGTTTCTCAGCCATGAGCTGACAAAGAGAAGGCAACACGAAACCACTCAGACTATCACAAGAATGAATAGATCTATCCTGGTGTGCAGAACACAGAAACAGGTCAAATAGTCTGCTAACAGAATAGTAAATGCCTGAATGCCAGCCCAATGTCACATATTTCTCTAAAGGTCTGCCTCACTtctcattattattaataaatgcCCCGTTAGAGTTTAAACTAGCTTCCCTCACTATAAATCTTTCACTATCTTTCCGAGAGTGAGATGAGCAGATGGATATCAGTCGTATGTTCTATATTACAAttctagagcagtggttcccaacctggggtccggggacccgtaaggggggcggcaaagatcacagggggggcgcaagtctttatctggtttgaggttgaggtaaaaaaaaaaaaaaaatgttaaacaaattatgataatacactagaatatataatgtatacaaaagtcagtattaaaaactatatatttttgttcttgctTAAACTTGtcggcaggctacttagtaggtcaaacctccgggacctcttaacctgggaccctgctgtcatcaggtcagctgctagctgctagctgctatcatcctcgtttttcctgccgccacggcatcactattttatgaacgaaacatggcggagaaacgtaaaagtgctgataactcctctgtatcaaaaaagaaagtaagggaaagttacctcaacttcggtttcggagggggggctcagcttttcttagacataagtagggggggcaccaaggaaaaaaggttgggaaccactgatctagagtgtggtctagacctgctctatctgtaaagtgtcctgagattaATTGTGTTAGGATTTGACACTGCATAAAATGGAATGGAGTTGTTCAGTACAGAGCTGGAGTCAGGAGCTGGTTagcctagcctagcttagcatacagaCCGGAAGCAGTGGGGAAACCGTTGGCCTAGCTCCGTCCAAAGctcaaaaacacaaactgaccAAAGTCCTGCAAAGCTCGCACATCAATGTCATGATCAACATTTTGATTCTGGTTTGTTTAGAGGGGAAGAATGTGTTATATCCACGGACGAGTCAGTGTTagtgctgctctctctctctctctcaaactttTGGTGTGGAGCTGCTCCGTAGACTGCAATCTGGTGTCTTGATTCTGTTGAAGAGCTCTCAGGTGTGAAACCCTCCCAGCACTTCCCTGCTGCTCTCAGTGTCCTCTACAACATCTGTCTCACTGCATCCTCTATATTTCGTTATATGTCTGGACTGTGTTAGACTACAGCAATAGCATGTATGGATTTTAAGAATGGGTGGAGTTCCCCTAACCTATAGACAACCGGGAACGTACAGTGGTCTGAACTGTTTATGATATTTGAGCCTGtggttttgtgtctgtgtgtaggtcAGTTGTAACTGGGAGTGCAGACGAAGCGCTGCGCTCCAGTGTTACTAACATTAGAGTGGGCTCCATTCTCCGGGCCTGCTGCAGCTCCTGCTCAGGGTCTCGGAACCCAGTGAAGGTGTAGTAGCTCTTATCCCATCTGATAGGTCTGTAGAAGGGCAGCCCTGCCTCCGCTGGACTTTTAGATGGTTCTGCACTTGCTGCCAGTCCCTCCATGTGCTCCGTGGGCAGGCTGCACGACTTCAGGACGTTCTTCACCGTGCTCAGGACATCGTTTGTGTGCAGAGTGAAACTCACTGGCCGGAACCCTGAGAACCAGCCAGGGAGCTTTTAGATTTGTAAAGACAGATCTCACAAATATTATGAGCCATATCAATGAAAGCTGTACCCGAAGCGAGGAGCTCTGGCTGCACATCACTGCCGTCCTTTGTGTCCCTGACGTAAAAGGTGAGCTTCATTGGCTGCACCGAGCGCGAGCCGGGCTTCTGCAGGTTGTCCAGATAGCCATTCAGCCTCTTTAACGAATTCTCATTCACTTCCTGTAAAACACAACAGTGGGTGTTAAAGCGTGAGGTGAAGCTCTGTGCGTGATGACAGTTAGTCCTGTGATCACGACCAGCACAGCGCTACACCTGTCTGCAAACACACTCCTGACCACCTGAACACCTCACAGTGTTAATAGATCACTTCAGAGTTGTTTCTACAACACAATATTTCTTTGGACTCTACACAGTTGCTGGTATGTATGAGACGTACCCGTTCCCTGGGGTATTGACCGAAGAAGTCAGGATGGACTGCAAAGTAGAAGGGTCTGAGTGCGTTGACGGCGTCGGCCCCGGACAGCGCTCTCCGCTGGACCAAATGTGTGGCCACGTGTTTCCTCTCCAGCCTGCACAGAGAAAGAAGACAGGGATGAAGAATATAAACTACAGTCAGGGGTGGACACTGAGTGTCTAAGTAGTTCTCAACTCATGATCAATATTTTGATTGTTGATTAATCGATCAATCGCTTGGTTTTCAGACAATtcttctaaccctaaccctcttaATGCCCCGCAGTGATCATCTAACTGGGTTTTTATCTGAACAACATGCAGTTTATTATAGTTATATATTATAAGAGTTATCATAGTATAATAGTTACAAATataacaggttgcttatatATCTGAGGCAGGTGGATATGGCAGCATATACAGTGGATGTATATTTGACAGATATTAACATGTTTAACACTAATAAATATAAGCAACAATATAAAATGAGTAACCTTAAAATCCAGAATACAATGACGTTATGATCTTCTATATGCAataaaaagctttaaaataaaaagcactgtACTGTTCCCTAAAGCTGCAAAAcaaactcctgcacactgtctacCTGGCAAAGATCTATTTAATGGCTGCCATCGTTCTGGTAGTAGACCTTCAACTTTGACCTACATTACTACACACTACTGTCCCACAGCCTGCTGGTACCTGAACTACACACGCACAGCCCTGTCCCTGGTAACTGAACTACACATGCTCACCCCTGTTCCACAGCCTGCTGGTACCTGAACTACACACGCACAGCCCTGTCCCACAGCCTGCTGGTACctgaactacacacacacacacacacagccctgtCCCTGGTACCTGAACTACACACGCACAGCCCTGTCCCACAGCCTGCTGGTACCTGAACTACACACGCACAGCCCTGTCCCACAGCACAGCCTGCTGGTACCTGAACTACACATGCACAGCCCTGTCCCACAGCCTGCTGGTACCTGAACTACACATGCACAGCCCTGTCCCACAGCCTGCTGGTACCTGAACTACACATGCACAGCCCTGTCCCACAGCCTGCTGGTACCTGAAGGTGTTTCTCAGCAGGCAGCTGACAGACATTCTGCTGCTGATTGTTGGTCAGCAGAGGAGCGTCACATCGTGGTCTCTGCAGCCGGACCAGCAGCAGACCGGCTGTCAGAGCAAAGCAGCAGGTCCCCGAAATGTCCTCACAAAGTGTCCTCACAGCACCCAGCAGAAACCCATCCAGCCAACCAGCTGTAACTCCCTGAGCACACAGAGAAACCCGTTAGACACCCATCAGTATTACTGATCAGCTTACAGCTTCTCAATGACAGATACACAACATGGCTCCTGCTAGCTGCTCCACATATAGAAAGggttagctgtgtgtgtgtgtgtgtgtgtgtgttagtggaGGTTGTTAACCTGGCCCCTGCCAACAAACAGCCCGGTAACGGAGCCTGTCTGCCCTCACCGAAGCCCCGCCAGCTTTACTTCACTGTCACTGTCAGCTGCTGTTGTTTTCCCATAGACAGTAgtgttttcctcctcctccttcttctttgGGTTTTAATGGCTGTGTTGCGGTAGCACAGCTGCATTGCCGCCACCTGCTGGACTGTGGGTGTGGTAGCAGATTAGCAGCAAGACAAAAGAAATATTTCTCTATTATTCCTGTTACTGTAAAGTAAGGAATGGAAGATTGTGCACTTTGCATGAAGCCATTCCCACTGTTTAACACCGTGTCCTTCATCAATTAGTCCTGATATTAATTCCCTTCTTTTCTTATCATGCATCCATTGATACATGCTTGCATGCAGTAGTCTGGTTCATTACAGTGTGTGCACTGTCCAGTTTAGAGAGCTTGGTTTAATCCTGTATGAGCTGCTCTCTTCCCTCAGCTCGCCTAGACCTACATGTTCCTGGTCCTGTATAGTTGTCTTCCTGTCTAACTGTAGTCCCAGTATTCCTCCAGCTGTTGTGTGCGTAGTCCTTGATAAATGATAGTTCGAACCactacctgtatgtgtgtgtgttaactgttttaatGACTGTTCAGCCAACATGTCTACCTTCTCATGCCATCCGCCCCGGAATGAGTGGGCCCAGGTGATGTCACAGGCCTGTCAGGGAAGTTGGAGAACTTTTGAGGACTTTGTAAAGATGTGATTTTGATATTCTGTATTGACTTGTTAAAGTATATTGTACTATTGGCTTCACCTCTTGGAACAACAACAATCAAATGGGGAAACTCTTTTGAAAGACTCTTTTGAAGTTGAAGAAATTCAGTGATGTTTGCAGGTATAAATATGGAGTTTAACTGAACCTGTACAGTAACGTCACTTCAGCTCATCAGTGAcaagaaatgtttattttttaaatgattttataAGAGAACAATGTAGAAACAACCAACATGTACTCAGCTTGCTTCAAAAGCATCTTTTTCATTCTCCTTCAGTCACATCATAGCTTTCGATGAATCTGCCAAAACTGGTTAAATATTCATATACATGTCATACTTAGTCCACATTGTAGTTTGAATTGACGTCTCTCTGACATGGTTAACATTTTTATCCTAATGTGTAATTATcatagcctggctctgccctcctacgtacttccgctcaattttcattttccttcagtactataaatgaaatgtacgaaagtctggtaggaccaggctataaATATCATTCCTTCATATAAACACAAGAACAGGAAAACCACCTGTACCAACCCTCCACATACAGTAGGAGCTTTAAGTGGAGTTGAAACATGACAGAACTACTGAAAGGACAGACTGTGACCtacaagaaaataataatataatacgtttatttaatatacagtagcaccttttacagaccaagtcacaaagtgcttcccAAGAGACAaatttgttgaaaataagaCCCAATAACAGTTAAACCAATGagcaaaaaaagatataaaatagcaatggaaaaaaaagacaacaaaacaagAGCATTAGTCTGAATGCGGCCTGATTCCCTGGATCACCAAAGAGATGCTCTCCTCAGATAGAGCAGCGACAGCCACCAGGAGGATACTCAACCAAACAGGTACAGAGAAAAGAGCTCCGTATAATCTTTATGACTTACTACTACGCAAAACGTTTGGCAGTTTCAAGAGAAAAGCTCCCAGAAATATGCCTGAGATATTTAAAATTGAGCTGCTGCTGGTTTATTCAAAGGCATTTTAACATTCTGACATTTAACATTTCTACTGCTAGATGTCtcaagtttttaattttttttttttttaacttttgattACTTCCATCACTACCGTACGATTACCTAAGTGTCAGGGCAAAAACATATGAATCCAAACCCTGTGAAGTTCTACAAATACTGAAACAGATATGTTAATAAGTGGAAGAGATGGGACTGAGGAGAAGACCCATTGACCGTCAGTCTGACGCAGATGCAGTCCC
It includes:
- the tcaim gene encoding T-cell activation inhibitor, mitochondrial isoform X1, giving the protein MSVSCLLRNTFRLERKHVATHLVQRRALSGADAVNALRPFYFAVHPDFFGQYPREREVNENSLKRLNGYLDNLQKPGSRSVQPMKLTFYVRDTKDGSDVQPELLASGFRPVSFTLHTNDVLSTVKNVLKSCSLPTEHMEGLAASAEPSKSPAEAGLPFYRPIRWDKSYYTFTGFRDPEQELQQARRMEPTLISWLRNNEPEATKKYSASLPRRKELNRLKKELCHNFDLADIRWQSSWGVAHRCSQLQSLSRLSQQNPEALINLQGHTVVFADQSGMNASGHIMLGTMDVHHQWTKLFEQLPGYRSLQQQTDWLKERISLLLGGTQVVHVERLGPVQPIAEHYNTLSTFHKTLMSRRLRLHPRSLQGLTMLLENDRSNPSLHEMGHFIIPTNCDPPKLQVFLQSQAHEARQRTQHKNQLQAEEEAVVKLCLHSLSLRSLSKEPSVSSSQMIRCCKRLVEQRSPLMQGLHFCVSHFYSVMQDGDLCVPWDWKG